From Denitrovibrio acetiphilus DSM 12809, the proteins below share one genomic window:
- a CDS encoding precorrin-8X methylmutase: MDKGLKIESDSFDIIENMINLSKFSEMERLIVKKLVHTTGDPEFAELTVISDGGVNSGVQALKAGKPVICDVTMVTAGITKRYLEKCGVEVLCFINHPDVLRISKETNQTRSEVAMEYAAAEYPDAVYAIGNAPTALLRLLELKRGGKVDPSFIAGLPVGFVKAAESKEELAKSDVPHVTNRGTKGGSPCAATVINGLLTLAAQ; encoded by the coding sequence ATGGATAAAGGGCTTAAGATAGAGAGCGACAGCTTTGATATTATAGAAAATATGATTAACCTTTCAAAATTCTCTGAGATGGAGAGGCTGATAGTGAAGAAGCTGGTTCATACTACGGGTGATCCGGAATTTGCTGAGCTGACAGTTATTTCTGACGGCGGCGTCAATTCCGGCGTGCAGGCGCTGAAAGCTGGTAAGCCCGTTATCTGTGACGTTACGATGGTTACGGCGGGTATCACAAAAAGATATCTGGAAAAATGCGGTGTGGAAGTGCTCTGTTTTATAAATCATCCGGATGTTCTCCGGATTTCAAAAGAGACAAACCAGACCAGATCAGAGGTTGCGATGGAATATGCCGCAGCGGAATATCCCGACGCAGTTTATGCCATAGGTAATGCGCCTACAGCTCTTTTGAGACTGCTGGAGCTGAAGCGTGGAGGGAAGGTTGACCCGTCTTTTATCGCGGGGCTGCCGGTTGGTTTTGTGAAAGCTGCGGAGTCAAAAGAAGAACTTGCAAAGAGTGATGTACCTCATGTGACTAACAGAGGCACGAAGGGGGGGAGTCCATGTGCGGCGACTGTGATTAACGGGCTTCTTACTCTGGCTGCACAGTGA
- the cobK gene encoding precorrin-6A reductase encodes MILILGGTSTTHEIIKTLSNSDYIISVTTEYGYSEFNKRYPSKVLHTRFTTGSLTKFIKEKSIKQVIDSTHPHAKEITKNAIEVCTALNIPYINKIRTLEDIHYNRMHMFTSYDDAAAFVQEKGYKSVLITTGSNNIDKFAGIADVSYARVLPFEKSLQACLDAGFHYSRIIAMQGPFSESFNIALIHEINADCFVTKNSGTGSGYAEKISACEKCGIDMVTVQPE; translated from the coding sequence ATGATACTAATTCTTGGCGGAACATCAACCACACACGAAATTATTAAAACACTCAGCAATAGCGACTATATTATCTCTGTTACAACGGAATACGGCTATAGCGAATTTAACAAAAGATATCCGTCAAAAGTTCTTCATACAAGATTTACCACAGGGAGTTTAACCAAATTTATCAAAGAGAAATCAATTAAGCAGGTGATAGACAGCACCCACCCGCACGCAAAAGAGATAACAAAAAATGCTATTGAAGTGTGCACCGCTCTTAACATTCCATATATAAATAAAATACGGACACTTGAAGATATTCACTACAACAGGATGCACATGTTTACATCATACGATGATGCTGCTGCATTTGTGCAGGAAAAAGGCTATAAATCAGTTCTAATAACCACTGGCAGCAACAACATAGATAAGTTTGCAGGTATTGCAGATGTGTCATACGCCCGGGTGCTCCCATTCGAAAAATCTTTACAAGCCTGTCTTGATGCAGGATTCCATTATTCCCGGATAATCGCCATGCAGGGGCCGTTTTCAGAGTCATTCAACATCGCCCTGATACACGAGATAAATGCTGACTGTTTTGTCACTAAAAACAGTGGAACAGGAAGCGGTTATGCAGAAAAGATATCTGCATGTGAAAAGTGCGGAATAGACATGGTCACTGTGCAGCCAGAGTAA
- the cobJ gene encoding precorrin-3B C(17)-methyltransferase, with protein sequence MENRGKLYVIGNGPGDISLTAPKAADVIKNADLICGYKPYVEQITPLINARTEVFTNGMTGEMERVQVALEHCAKGLKVALVCGGDASLYSMASLVFELSEDVDAIEIIPGITSALSASAKLGAPVSDDMVILSMSDLLTPWELIRKRIDAVNIGDFVCAIYNPRSRKRTTQLPYAVEKFMTARGDLPCGWVKNCDREDEQICVTTLRQLDFEQIDMSTVVIVGSTKTFIKSGKMVSPRGYTEKYST encoded by the coding sequence GTGGAAAATAGAGGAAAACTTTATGTAATAGGCAACGGTCCGGGAGACATCTCTCTTACTGCTCCCAAAGCAGCGGACGTCATAAAAAACGCTGATTTGATATGTGGCTACAAACCCTATGTGGAACAAATTACTCCGCTAATCAATGCCAGGACAGAAGTTTTCACAAACGGCATGACAGGAGAGATGGAGAGGGTTCAAGTTGCTCTTGAGCATTGCGCGAAGGGGCTTAAAGTTGCTCTGGTATGCGGCGGTGATGCTTCGCTTTATTCTATGGCATCACTTGTTTTTGAACTGTCAGAAGATGTAGACGCAATAGAGATAATCCCCGGCATAACGTCTGCTCTCTCTGCATCTGCAAAACTGGGTGCACCAGTCTCTGACGATATGGTAATATTGTCTATGAGCGATTTGCTGACTCCATGGGAGCTTATCAGAAAGCGCATTGACGCTGTCAATATAGGTGATTTTGTCTGCGCAATTTATAACCCAAGAAGCAGAAAACGTACAACACAACTGCCATACGCAGTGGAAAAATTTATGACTGCCAGAGGAGACCTGCCATGCGGATGGGTCAAAAACTGTGACAGAGAAGATGAACAGATTTGCGTAACAACACTTCGCCAGCTTGATTTTGAACAGATCGACATGAGTACAGTGGTGATTGTCGGCAGCACTAAAACATTTATAAAATCAGGTAAAATGGTTTCGCCACGAGGCTACACGGAGAAATACAGCACATGA
- a CDS encoding cobalt-precorrin 5A hydrolase has product MTTGSNTAVIAVTTKGLKLAKLINTEIPSKLYYPEKLGGNFTTVADCFTEIFSNYNSIIAVMAQGIVTRMIAPHVKSKYTDPAVVTCDEVGRFAISTLSGHEGGANILAHLVSSITGAQPVITTATEANRIHILGIGCRRGTGKDTVINAVKSACAEAHITLDSIRMMSSAWLKKDEAGIIEAAQELELYLRFIPESYYKNDNYCFTAYDAPMKHFGIPGVAEPSAVLAGVNAELILKRKIYGDVTIAIAREVLAGGK; this is encoded by the coding sequence ATGACTACAGGAAGTAATACTGCGGTAATAGCTGTCACCACAAAAGGGCTTAAACTCGCCAAACTCATTAACACAGAGATACCCTCAAAGCTGTATTACCCCGAAAAGCTCGGCGGAAACTTTACAACAGTAGCCGACTGCTTTACCGAAATATTCAGCAATTATAACAGCATAATAGCTGTTATGGCACAGGGAATTGTGACACGTATGATAGCCCCTCATGTAAAATCTAAATACACAGACCCCGCCGTTGTGACATGCGACGAAGTGGGCAGATTCGCCATAAGCACTCTTTCAGGACACGAAGGGGGCGCAAATATTCTGGCTCATCTAGTCAGCTCGATAACAGGAGCACAACCGGTTATAACCACTGCGACAGAAGCAAATAGAATACATATACTCGGCATAGGGTGCAGGAGAGGCACAGGGAAAGACACTGTGATAAATGCAGTTAAATCGGCATGTGCAGAGGCTCATATCACTCTCGACAGCATACGCATGATGTCTTCTGCGTGGCTAAAAAAAGATGAGGCAGGCATCATAGAAGCAGCACAGGAGCTGGAGCTCTACCTGAGATTTATACCTGAAAGTTACTATAAAAACGACAACTACTGCTTCACCGCATACGATGCGCCCATGAAGCATTTCGGCATCCCCGGAGTAGCGGAGCCATCTGCTGTTCTTGCAGGGGTGAATGCAGAACTGATACTGAAACGAAAAATATACGGCGATGTTACAATAGCAATTGCGAGAGAGGTCTTAGCAGGTGGAAAATAG
- the cobM gene encoding precorrin-4 C(11)-methyltransferase codes for MSDVFFIGAGPGDPELITLKAVNRIKECKTVIYAGSLVSKDILTHCREDAEIYDSASMNLDEIINIIKTAASKGTKTARLHTGDPSLYGAIKEQMLELDKLGITYEVIPGITALFAAAAALRTELTAPEQSQTVIISRIEGRTPVPDDEKIELLSKHGGTFALYLSVTRLSEVLNRFRANGWSEETPVAVVYRASWQDEKIIRGSFADIEEKYNLSGINKHALIIIGKALSDSLEQYSKLYNKDFSHDYRK; via the coding sequence ATGAGTGATGTCTTTTTCATAGGAGCCGGACCGGGCGATCCTGAGCTGATAACCCTGAAAGCTGTTAACCGCATAAAAGAGTGCAAAACGGTCATATACGCCGGAAGTCTGGTTTCAAAAGATATTCTCACTCATTGCAGAGAAGATGCAGAAATATACGATTCTGCGTCAATGAACCTTGACGAAATAATTAACATAATAAAAACGGCCGCCTCAAAAGGCACAAAAACCGCACGCCTCCACACAGGAGACCCGAGCCTTTACGGAGCAATAAAAGAACAGATGCTGGAGCTTGACAAGCTGGGCATTACCTATGAGGTTATCCCCGGTATAACAGCTCTTTTTGCAGCAGCGGCGGCTCTCCGGACAGAGCTGACAGCACCGGAGCAGTCCCAGACGGTTATCATAAGCCGCATAGAGGGGCGTACACCTGTACCGGACGATGAAAAGATAGAACTGCTATCAAAGCACGGCGGAACATTTGCCCTCTACCTCTCTGTCACAAGGCTCTCAGAGGTACTGAACAGATTCCGTGCAAACGGATGGTCAGAGGAAACACCTGTTGCAGTTGTTTACCGTGCGAGCTGGCAGGACGAAAAAATCATCAGAGGCTCTTTCGCCGACATAGAAGAAAAATACAATTTATCAGGCATTAACAAACACGCCCTGATAATAATAGGCAAAGCACTTTCAGACAGTCTTGAACAGTACAGTAAGCTGTATAACAAGGATTTCTCTCATGACTACAGGAAGTAA
- the cbiE gene encoding precorrin-6y C5,15-methyltransferase (decarboxylating) subunit CbiE: MANITIVSMGPGSIDHLTWEAVQALYNADILIGSKKFKDLYPEYVMLSSDHLVESTIQLVKENLDKKIAVLVTGDAGFYSLGKSIIREFGRKSVNVVAGVSVVQLAFAKLCEPWQDARFISVHGRDAEVIDGIIDDKFLILCDNKNSAANIVSKLIGLIESHDIFVMEDLGLENEKITAIQNPTDTEKLNNSSLSVVIGIRREHE; the protein is encoded by the coding sequence ATGGCTAATATAACTATTGTTTCAATGGGACCTGGCAGCATAGACCATCTGACATGGGAGGCTGTGCAGGCACTTTATAATGCTGACATCCTGATAGGGTCAAAGAAATTTAAAGACCTCTACCCTGAATATGTAATGCTCTCCTCCGATCACCTTGTTGAGAGCACAATACAGCTTGTAAAAGAGAATTTAGACAAAAAGATTGCAGTGCTTGTGACAGGGGATGCAGGTTTCTACAGCCTTGGCAAAAGCATCATCAGGGAGTTCGGACGAAAAAGCGTTAACGTCGTTGCAGGCGTAAGCGTTGTCCAGCTTGCCTTTGCAAAGCTGTGTGAGCCTTGGCAGGACGCCCGTTTCATCTCTGTTCACGGACGTGATGCAGAGGTCATTGACGGCATAATCGATGATAAATTTCTGATCCTATGCGATAATAAAAACTCAGCAGCAAATATAGTCAGCAAGCTTATCGGTCTGATTGAGTCCCACGATATATTTGTAATGGAAGACCTCGGGCTTGAAAATGAGAAAATAACTGCAATACAAAACCCTACAGATACAGAAAAGCTTAATAACAGTTCACTCTCAGTCGTGATAGGCATCAGGAGAGAGCATGAGTGA
- the cbiD gene encoding cobalt-precorrin-5B (C(1))-methyltransferase CbiD: MKKGFTTGSAATAAAKAHAIFISTGVKPEKVDIELPDGSELTIPVQSCDTSRACIIKDAGDDPDITHGALICAAVAPDNSGRVTVRGGIGVGLVTKAGLQIPVGGSAINPVPMQMIKANVLSTGITSCTVTISVPDGERLAEQTFNSRIGVIGGISIIGTTGIVEPMSVEALTATIACEIDVQCENGAEEICLVPGKIGEKHLQKLMPEVQTVIMSNYAGFALDHAKKRGISKITLAGHPGKLAKIAMGHYNTHSKMSPMAQGYIADRLRLEGEFNTVEEICKIAELTPIAKEISEKVKKDYTFERVQVVLFDMAGNLKGHYDG; this comes from the coding sequence ATGAAAAAAGGTTTTACAACTGGCTCGGCGGCTACGGCAGCGGCAAAGGCACATGCGATCTTCATCTCAACAGGGGTAAAACCCGAAAAAGTTGATATTGAACTGCCGGACGGCTCAGAGCTCACAATCCCAGTGCAGTCATGCGACACCTCACGAGCGTGTATTATAAAAGACGCAGGAGACGACCCCGACATCACCCACGGTGCGCTCATCTGTGCCGCAGTAGCTCCGGACAATAGCGGACGTGTAACTGTCAGAGGGGGAATAGGTGTAGGGCTGGTCACAAAAGCGGGGCTTCAGATTCCTGTGGGAGGATCCGCCATAAACCCTGTGCCCATGCAGATGATAAAGGCGAACGTCTTGAGCACAGGTATCACCTCATGCACTGTCACCATAAGCGTTCCCGACGGAGAGAGGCTCGCAGAGCAAACATTCAACTCGCGGATTGGCGTCATAGGTGGAATATCCATCATAGGCACAACAGGGATAGTCGAGCCCATGAGCGTAGAGGCACTCACTGCCACAATTGCATGCGAGATAGACGTTCAGTGCGAAAACGGAGCAGAAGAGATCTGTCTCGTTCCCGGCAAAATAGGCGAAAAACACTTGCAGAAACTCATGCCAGAGGTGCAAACAGTTATCATGAGCAACTACGCCGGATTCGCCCTTGATCATGCAAAAAAACGGGGAATCAGTAAAATTACCCTCGCGGGACACCCCGGCAAGCTTGCTAAAATAGCAATGGGTCATTATAATACACATTCGAAAATGTCCCCAATGGCTCAGGGCTATATAGCGGACAGACTTAGGCTTGAGGGTGAGTTCAACACTGTCGAAGAGATATGCAAAATTGCAGAACTCACCCCGATTGCCAAAGAAATCTCTGAAAAAGTTAAAAAAGATTATACATTTGAAAGAGTGCAGGTGGTACTCTTTGATATGGCAGGAAATCTAAAAGGACACTACGATGGCTAA
- a CDS encoding sirohydrochlorin cobaltochelatase, translated as MRILSLVVLTLLLSGVVYASGDGHMKEEKSAIVITAFGTSYESTLNSILAIVKDTEKEFPQTPVRLAFTSNIIRKIWNQRDMDEDYKKEHPEVPAQLYKVKNVLGAVADLQNEGYRNIVVQSTHVANGEEFQDLESYVNGLRSIHTIKEKFQPFNAIALGKPLTGTTSHAEDVEILAKTLGDDIKQAEKEGAALVYMGHGNEHMAQGVYYELEIVMNRMYDVPVAVGLVEGLPDLDTVLDKLKNAGTKKVLLKPLMIVAGDHANNDMAGDEDDAWKTILTKAGYDVDPVLEGLGDKAGIRKIFIKHIQEAAAQVGIALK; from the coding sequence ATGAGAATATTGTCATTAGTCGTGTTAACACTCCTTTTGTCAGGGGTGGTCTATGCATCAGGAGACGGTCATATGAAAGAGGAGAAATCTGCGATAGTTATCACAGCTTTTGGTACAAGCTACGAATCAACACTTAACTCTATTCTTGCGATAGTGAAAGATACTGAAAAGGAGTTTCCGCAAACACCTGTGAGACTCGCCTTCACATCCAACATTATCAGAAAGATATGGAACCAAAGAGACATGGATGAAGATTATAAAAAAGAACATCCTGAAGTCCCTGCACAGCTTTATAAAGTGAAAAATGTTCTCGGCGCTGTTGCTGACCTTCAGAACGAAGGATACAGAAATATCGTTGTACAGTCCACTCATGTGGCAAACGGCGAAGAATTTCAGGATCTTGAGTCTTATGTGAACGGACTCCGCTCAATACACACTATTAAAGAGAAATTTCAGCCGTTTAATGCCATAGCACTCGGGAAACCGCTCACAGGTACAACATCCCACGCAGAAGATGTTGAAATTCTGGCAAAAACTCTGGGTGATGACATCAAGCAGGCAGAGAAAGAGGGCGCAGCGCTTGTTTATATGGGGCACGGTAACGAACATATGGCTCAGGGTGTATACTATGAACTAGAGATCGTTATGAACAGAATGTATGATGTGCCTGTTGCTGTCGGTCTTGTTGAAGGTCTTCCCGATCTTGACACTGTTCTTGATAAACTTAAGAACGCAGGAACCAAAAAAGTTCTGCTTAAGCCCCTGATGATAGTTGCGGGTGATCACGCCAACAACGACATGGCAGGTGATGAAGACGACGCATGGAAAACAATACTTACCAAAGCCGGTTATGACGTTGACCCTGTTCTTGAAGGGCTTGGCGACAAAGCAGGAATAAGGAAAATATTCATTAAACACATTCAGGAGGCTGCGGCTCAGGTCGGAATCGCACTGAAATGA
- a CDS encoding ABC transporter ATP-binding protein, whose amino-acid sequence MKEIEVSNLTKNFGGVAAVDGISFTVETGSILAFLGPNGAGKTTTVNMLTDLLQPTSGEIRYRGEVFSSDRSDLKRNIGVVPQHNNVDRDLSVYQNLKVHGMLFGMGRGELERRIEEAMEFSGLGGHAGKPAGKLSGGMKRRLIIARALLHEPSILYLDEPTAGLDASVRRTMWDFIRSINVNKNCTVFLTTHYIEEAEMLSDNVIVIDRAKIVAEGDARSLMERIGHWALDILVNDVTETEFFVTREDALARLSATSGTAKLRETNLEDVYLSITGRRIDV is encoded by the coding sequence ATGAAAGAGATTGAAGTATCGAACCTGACTAAAAATTTCGGCGGTGTTGCTGCTGTGGACGGGATAAGCTTTACTGTGGAAACAGGCAGTATTCTTGCATTTCTCGGTCCAAACGGTGCGGGGAAAACCACAACGGTTAATATGCTCACCGACCTGCTTCAGCCGACATCAGGGGAGATACGCTACCGCGGTGAAGTTTTCAGCTCTGACAGAAGCGATCTGAAGCGTAACATCGGCGTTGTGCCTCAGCATAACAATGTGGACAGAGACCTCTCTGTTTACCAGAATCTTAAGGTTCATGGGATGCTGTTCGGTATGGGGCGCGGTGAGCTTGAAAGACGTATAGAAGAGGCGATGGAGTTTTCCGGTCTGGGCGGACATGCGGGGAAACCTGCGGGGAAGCTTTCCGGCGGAATGAAGCGCAGGCTTATCATAGCAAGGGCGCTTCTGCATGAACCGTCTATCCTCTATCTGGACGAGCCGACGGCAGGGCTTGACGCATCTGTCAGGCGTACAATGTGGGACTTTATCCGCAGTATTAATGTTAATAAAAACTGCACAGTGTTCCTTACCACTCACTATATCGAAGAAGCGGAGATGCTCTCTGACAACGTGATAGTGATAGACAGGGCAAAGATCGTCGCAGAGGGTGACGCTCGGAGCCTTATGGAACGAATCGGACACTGGGCACTTGATATACTCGTAAACGATGTGACAGAGACAGAGTTCTTTGTCACCAGAGAAGATGCTCTTGCGCGGCTTTCTGCTACAAGCGGGACGGCAAAGCTGCGTGAGACAAATCTTGAGGATGTCTATCTCTCCATTACAGGCAGGAGGATAGACGTATGA
- a CDS encoding ABC transporter permease: protein MKLNGVKGIYYREFLVLYSRRWKVLMSSSISPLLFLLAFGYGVGRSSSVDGVGYLAFLIPGLIAMSSMNQSYGISTEINISRFYFKVFDEYLLAPIRRWEIVAGEMFYGVTRGFIPVFIVGVYAVFIGVKLTVTPLFFVSMLLHLFIFSLLGLIVALMVKNHGDQFAVNTFVITPMIFLSGTFYPVEKMPVIVQWIAKIFPLAYSTKLIRYSLIGGQLNVGRYLLILLLIFAVLFAFAYRVVSRVEA, encoded by the coding sequence ATGAAGCTGAACGGCGTAAAGGGGATATACTACAGAGAGTTTCTGGTACTTTACAGCAGGCGCTGGAAGGTGCTGATGTCATCGTCCATCTCGCCCCTGCTTTTTCTGCTGGCTTTTGGATATGGGGTGGGGCGTTCGTCCAGTGTGGACGGTGTCGGTTATCTTGCCTTTCTCATACCAGGTCTGATAGCGATGAGCAGTATGAACCAAAGCTACGGCATATCCACAGAGATAAATATCTCACGCTTTTACTTTAAGGTCTTTGACGAATACCTTCTGGCTCCGATCAGGCGCTGGGAGATAGTTGCCGGAGAGATGTTCTATGGTGTCACACGGGGATTTATCCCTGTTTTTATAGTCGGCGTGTATGCAGTCTTTATAGGGGTAAAGCTGACCGTCACTCCGCTGTTTTTTGTGAGCATGCTTCTGCATCTTTTCATATTTTCGCTTCTGGGGCTGATTGTTGCCCTTATGGTTAAAAATCACGGCGATCAGTTCGCTGTAAATACATTTGTGATAACGCCTATGATCTTCCTTTCGGGGACATTTTATCCGGTGGAGAAGATGCCTGTCATTGTGCAGTGGATAGCAAAAATATTTCCACTGGCGTATTCAACGAAACTTATCAGGTATTCACTTATTGGCGGACAACTTAATGTAGGCAGGTATCTGCTGATTCTTCTTCTGATATTTGCCGTTCTGTTTGCGTTTGCCTATCGTGTTGTGAGCAGGGTGGAGGCATGA